The following proteins are encoded in a genomic region of Neovison vison isolate M4711 chromosome 12, ASM_NN_V1, whole genome shotgun sequence:
- the KCNH3 gene encoding potassium voltage-gated channel subfamily H member 3 isoform X2, whose amino-acid sequence MQRGCACSFLYGPDTSELVRQQIRKALDEHKEFKAELILYRKSGLPFWCLLDVIPIKNEKGEVALFLVSHKDISDTKNRGGPDNWKERGGGRRRYGRGRAKGFNANRRRSRAVLYHLSGHLQKQPKGKHKLNKGVFGEKPNLPEYKVAAIRKSPFILLHCGALRATWDGFILLATLYVAVTVPYSVCVSTAREPSAARSAPSICDLAVEVLFILDIVLNFRTTFVSKSGQVVFAPKSICLHYVTTWFLLDVIAALPFDLLHAFKVNVYFGAHLLKTVRLLRLLRLLPRLDRYSQYSAVVLTLLMAVFALLAHWVACIWFYIGQREIESSASELPEIGWLQELARRLETPYYLVGQSPAAGNSSGRSDNCSSISGEANGTGLELLGGPSLRSAYITSLYFALSSLTSVGFGNVSANTDTEKIFSICTMLIGALMHAVVFGNVTAIIQRMYARRFLYHSRTRDLRDYIRIHRIPKPLKQRMLEYFQATWAVNNGIDTTELLQSLPDELRADIAMHLHKEVLQLPLFEAASRGCLRTLSLALRPAFCTPGEYLIHQGDALQALYFVCSGSMEVLKGGTVLAILGKGDLIGCELPRREQVVKANADVKGLTYCVLQCLQLAGLHESLALYPEFAPRFSRGLRGELSYNLGAGGGPAEADTSSLSGDNTLMSTLEEKETDGEQGPTVSPAPADEPSSPLLSPGCTSSSSAAKLLSPRRTAPRPRLRGRGRPGRAGASQAEAGPSVHPRSLEGLQLPSVPWNMPPDLSPRVVDGIEDGCGSDQPKFSFRVGQSGPECSSSPSPGPENGLLAVPLGPGEARNTDTLDKLRQAVTELSEQVLQMREGLQSLRQAVQQVLAPHGEGPCPRASGEGPCLSSASGLLQPLCVDTGTSSYCLQPPTSSVLSGTWPHPRPGPPPLVAPWPWGPPASQSSPWPRATAFWTSTSDSEPPGSGELCPEPSTPGSPPAEEGARTGPPEPTHQAEAASTGEPPPGSGGLALPWEPHSLEMVLIGCHGSGTVQWTQEEGTGV is encoded by the exons GTGGTGGCCGGCGCCGATATGGCCGGGGAAGAGCCAAAGGCTTCAATGCCAACCGGCGGCGGAGCCGAGCTGTGCTCTACCACCTGTCCGGGCACCTGCAGAAACAGCCCAAGGGCAAGCACAAGCTCAATAAG GGGGTATTCGGGGAGAAGCCAAACTTGCCCGAGTACAAAGTAGCTGCCATCCGAAAGTCGCCTTTCATCCTGCTGCACTGTGGGGCACTGAGGGCCACTTGGGACGGCTTCATCCTGCTTGCGACCCTCTACGTGGCTGTCACCGTGCCCTACAGCGTGTGTGTGAGCACAGCCCGGGAGCCCAGTGCCGCCCGCAGTGCCCCCAGCATCTGTGATCTGGCTGTGGAGGTCCTCTTCATTCTTG ACATCGTGCTGAACTTCCGTACCACGTTCGTGTCCAAGTCGGGCCAGGTGGTGTTTGCCCCAAAGTCCATCTGCCTCCACTACGTCACCACCTGGTTCCTGCTGGATGTCATCGCTGCGCTGCCCTTCGACCTGCTACATGCCTTCAAGGTCAATGTG taCTTTGGGGCCCACCTGCTGAAGACCGTGCGGCTGCTGCGGCTGCTGCGGCTGCTCCCGCGGCTAGACCGCTACTCCCAGTACAGCGCCGTGGTGCTCACCCTGCTCATGGCCGTGTTCGCTCTGCTCGCCCACTGGGTGGCCTGCATCTGGTTCTACATCGGCCAGCGGGAGATCGAGAGCAGTGCCTCAGAGCTGCCAGAGATTG GCTGGCTGCAGGAGCTGGCCCGCCGCCTGGAGACGCCCTACTACCTAGTGGGCCAGAGCCCAGCTGCGGGGAACAGCTCCGGCCGCAGTGACAACTGTAGCAGCATCAGCGGGGAGGCCAATGGGACTGGACTGGAGCTCCTGGGCGGCCCCTCTCTTCGAAGCGCGTACATCACCTCCCTCTACTTCGCGCTCAGCAGCCTAACCAGCGTGGGCTTTGGCAATGTGTCCGCCAACACAGACACGGAGAAGATCTTCTCCATCTGCACCATGCTCATTGGCG ccctgatGCACGCGGTGGTGTTTGGGAACGTGACGGCCATCATCCAGCGCATGTACGCCCGCCGCTTTCTGTACCACAGCCGCACCCGTGACCTGCGCGACTACATCCGCATCCACCGCATCCCCAAGCCTCTCAAGCAGCGCATGCTCGAGTACTTCCAGGCCACCTGGGCTGTGAACAACGGCATCGACACCACCGAG CTGCTGCAGAGCCTCCCCGACGAGCTCCGCGCAGACATCGCCATGCACCTGCACAAGGAGGTTCTGCAGCTGCCCCTGTTTGAGGCAGCGAGCCGAGGCTGCCTGCGAACACTGTCCCTGGCCCTGAGGCCCGCCTTCTGCACGCCCGGCGAGTACCTCATCCACCAAGGGGACGCTCTCCAGGCCCTCTACTTTGTCTGCTCCGGCTCCATGGAGGTGCTCAAGGGCGGCACTGTGCTGGCAATCCTAG GGAAGGGTGATCTGATTGGCTGCGAGCTGCCTCGGCGGGAGCAGGTGGTCAAGGCCAATGCTGACGTAAAGGGGCTGACCTACTGCGTCCTACAGTGTCTACAGCTGGCTGGGCTGCACGAGAGCCTTGCGCTGTACCCCGAGTTTGCCCCACGCTTCAGCCGGGGCCTCCGAGGGGAGCTCAGCTACAACCTGGGTGCCGGTGGAGGTCCTGCAGAG GCAGACACCAGCTCCCTGAGTGGCGACAACACCCTTATGTCCACGCTGGAGGAGAAAGAGACGGACGGGGAGCAGGGCCCCACagtctccccagccccagctgatGAGCCTTCCAGCCCCTTGCTGTCCCCTGGCTgcacttcctcctcctcagcGGCTAAGCTGCTGTCCCCGCGTCGAACGGCGCCCCGGCCCAGGCTGCGGGGCAGAGGACGgccgggcagggcaggggcttcACAGGCTGAGGCTGGCCCCTCTGTCCACCCTCGAAGCTTAGAGGGTCTGCAGCTGCCCTCTGTGCCATGGAACATGCCCCCAGATCTGAGCCCCAG GGTAGTAGATGGCATTGAGGATGGCTGTGGCTCTGACCAGCCCAAGTTCTCCTTCCGTGTGGGGCAGTCGGGTCCAGAGTGCAGCAGTAGCCCCTCCCCGGGGCCAG AGAATGGCCTGCTCGCTGTCCCCCTGGGACCCGGTGAGGCAAGGAACACAGACACGCTGGATAAGCTGCGGCAGGCG GTGACAGAGCTGTCTGAGCAGGTGCTGCAGATGCGAGAGGGCCTGCAGTCCCTTCGCCAGGCTGTGCAGCAGGTCCTGGCGCCCCATGGGGAGGGCCCTTGCCCTCGGGCGTCGGGAGAGGGGCCATGCTTGTCCAGTGCCTCTGGGCTCTTGCAGCCTCTGTGTGTGGACACCGGGACATCCTCCTACTGCCTGCAGCCCCCAACTAGCTCTGTCTTGAGTGGGACCTGGCCTCACCCTCGCCCAGGGCCCCCGCCCCTTGTGGCTCCCTGGCCCTGGGGCCCCCCGGCATCTCAGAGCTCCCCTTGGCCTCGGGCCACAGCTTTCTGGACCTCCACCTCTGACTCAGAGCCCCCGGGCTCAGGAGAACTCTGCCCCGAGCCTAGCACCCCTGGCTCCCCACCTGCTGAGGAAGGGGCTAGGACTGGGCCCCCAGAGCCCACGCACCAGGCTGAGGCTGCTAGCACTGGAGAGCCCCCGCCAGGGTCCGGGGGCCTGGCCTTGCCTTGGGAACCCCATAGCCTGGAGATGGTGCTTATCGGCTGTCATGGCTCTGGCACAGTCCAGTGGACCCAAGAAGAGGGCACAGGGGTCTGA